The Thermoanaerobaculum aquaticum genome contains a region encoding:
- a CDS encoding homocysteine S-methyltransferase family protein, with translation AASPVPSEKYARCMLACVAAGARLVGGCCGTTPEDIAAVRAMLDEHFP, from the coding sequence TGGCAGCTTCTCCCGTGCCTTCGGAAAAGTACGCCCGTTGCATGCTGGCCTGCGTGGCCGCCGGTGCGCGGTTGGTGGGAGGGTGCTGCGGCACCACCCCCGAGGACATAGCCGCGGTGCGGGCCATGTTGGACGAGCATTTTCCGTAA